The genomic region GGCAGCTCCAGCGTGCCGGTGACCTTGGCACTGGCCACGTCGATCACCCGCAGCTTGCCGCCGACGATGGAGACCAGGCGTTTCCCGTCGTTCTTCACCAGGTCCGGCTCATCCGCGCCGGCCTCGTGCCGGTTGGTGGTGGAGAAGCCCTGGTCGGCGGACTTCTGGCCGGAGCTCCGGTCCTCGACCGCGCCCGGGGAGCTCAGCTCCACCCCGGTGCGCGCGTCGATGCCCGGCCTGCCCTGCTGGGCGAAGCCGTAGGCGCTGACCACCGCGGAGGCCGCGTCCCGGAACCCGGTCAGCGCGGCCGGGCAGGAGTCGTAGGCGACCAGCCGGACCGCCGCCTCGGACATCAAGGGCGGCGAGGTCTGGGCCAGTGGGCCGGACGCGGAGACCGCACCACCGGCCAGCACCCCGGCCACCACCGTCGTCACGCCGGCGCGCACCCAACCCGTTCTCGCTCTGCCCAGCTGTCTCATGTCCTCTGGACGGAGGACACCCCGGTTCGCGTTGCCTGGCGCCGCGAGAAAACCAGGTACAACCCGGCGGGCACGGCCAGCCCGAGCAGCCAGGCGATGTCCGCCCCGCCCAGCAGCGGGGCCAGGAAACCGGTGAACACGCCCGGCACGTTGGCGAACGGGATCTGCACCAGCACCCCGGCCGCGTATGCCATGAGCGCCGGCACACCCCACCGGCCGTACACACCGTCCGGGTCGTAGATCGCGGCCAGGTCGTAGCGCTCCCGGCGCACCGCGTAGAAGTCGATGAGGTTGATCGCGCTCCACGGGGTGAGGAAGTAGAGCAGGAACTCCAGGAACAGCACGAAGTTCTTCAGGAACTCGCCGCGGCCGAGGATGGCCAGCACCGCGCCGAGCACCGCGATCGCGGCCACGTACCCGATCCGGACGCCCGGTGAGAGCGCCGCGCGCCGGGTGAAGGCGGTGAAGGTGGTGGCCACCGACATGTAGCCGCCGTAGATGTTGAGCACGTTCACGGTGAACTTGCCCAGCGCGATGGACAGCAGCAGCGGCACCACCAGCCCGGCGTGCCCCAGCCCGACCAGGTAGGCGACCTCCTTGCCCTTGAAGGCGTTGCCGGCCACCGCGTAGGCCAGCGCGCCGAAGGACATCGCCCACACCGCGCCGAGCACGGTGCCGCCGTAGGTCCACCAGAACGTGGCCCGCACCGAGGTCGCCGAGGGCAGGTAGCGGGAGGTGTCGGCGACATAGGGCCCGAAGGTCAGCTGCCAGGAGGCGGTGAGGGAGAGCGCCAGCAGGAACTTGCCGAACTCCAGCCGGGGCGCGGCCAGCACCGCGCCCAGGTCCTGGGTGCCGACCAGCCGGATCGACAGGTACACGAACACCACCACCGACAGCGCGGAGGCCAGCCAGCCGAACCGGTGGATCAGCCGGTAGCCGATCACCGCGAACACCCCGGACAGCGCGGCGTAGAGCACGATGCTGACGTCGATCGGCAGTCCGCTGATGCCTGAGATCGCTTGTCCGCCAAGGACGTTGCCGCTGGCGAAGAAGCCCAGGTACATGATCACCACGAGCACCAGCGGCAGCACCGCGCCGTACACGCCGAACTGCGCCCTGCTCTGGATCATCTGCGGCACCCCGAGCTTGGGGCCCTGCGCCGCGTGCAGCGCCATCGGCACCCCGCCCAGGACGTTGCCCAGCGCGATCGCGACCAGCGCCCACAGCGGGTGCAGGCCGCTGAGCAGGGTGAGCGCGCCGGTGACGGCGGCGGTGACCTGCATGTTGGCCGCGAACCACAGCGTGAACAGGCTGCGCGGCCTGCCGTGCCGCTCCGCCTCGGGCACCGGGTCGATGGACCGCCCCTCGATCGCGGCGGCGGCACGCACGCTCTCCGTCATCAACACCTCCGAGGTCTGGACCGGCTCAGAGCCTATGCTCGAACCCGTGCCCCGACCCATCGCCACCAACACCCAGGTGGACCGCGACGCCCTGCTGGAGTTCCTCCGCCCGCGCCACCACGGCCTGCTGATCACCACCAGGGCCGGCGGCGGCCCGCAGGCCAGCCCGGTCTCCTGCGGGGTGGACAGCGAGGGCCGGATCGTGGTCTCGACCTATCCGGACCGGGCCAAGGCCCGCAACGCCCGCCGCGACCCGCGCGGCAGCATCGTGGTGCTCTCCGACGACTGGAACGGCCCGTGGGTGCAGGTCGACGGCACCCTGGAGGTGATCGACCCGCCGGACTCGGTGGAGCCGCTGGTGGAGTACTTCCGCTGCATCTCCGGCGAGCATCCGGACTGGGACGAGTACCGCCAGGCGATGCGCGAACAGGGCAAGTCGCTCGTGCGGCTCACGCCGGAGCGCTGGGGCCCGGTGGCCACCGGCGGTTTCCCGGCACACCTGGCCTGATCACTCGACCCGCTGGTACCCGTACTCCAGCTCCGTGCCCCGGGCGTCGAGCACCTGGTAGTCCATGATCACCTGGTGCGGGTCGCCGTCCTGGTAGATCCACACGGTGAGCTGCTCGCCCGACTCGTCCGCGCCGACGGAGACGGAGAACTGCGCGCCGTCCCTGGCCAGCACGGTCAGCTCCTCGTCCGGGCGCAGCCAGTAGTCCGCCGCGATCGGCTCGATGTAGACGGCCAGCATCCGCTCGCCGTGGTTACGCACCGGCAGTCGCACGCTCATCCGGCGGCCCGCCCGGCCGTGCTCTCCCTGACCTCCAGGGTGAACCCGGCCTGGAACTCCCGTGGCGGCATGTCCGCGCCGTTGATCCGCTCCAGCAGCATGCGCACCGCGACCGTGGCGATCTGCGCCTTGTCCGGGCGGATGGTGGTCAGCGTCGGCGTGCTGAACCGGCCGTCCTCGATGTCGTCCACACCGACCAGCGCCACGTCCTCCGGCACCCGCAGTCCCCTGGCCAGCAGGGTGCGCAGCGCGCCGAGGGCGAGCAGGTCGTTGAAGCAGAACACCGCGTCCGGCGGCTCCGGCCCGTCCAGCAGCGCGGCCATCGCCTGCGCGCCGTCGGGGCGGTGGTAGCGCGGCACCGGCATGACCAGGTCCGGCTCCAGGGGCAGTCCCGCCGTGCCCAGCGCCTGGGCGTAGCCGGCCAGGCGCAGGTTGGAGGTGTCCTGGCCGATCACCGCCCTGGCCCCGATGGCGCCGATCCGGCGGCGGCCCAGGCCGATCAGGTGTTCGGTGGCGGCGCGCGCGGCGGCCACGTTGTCGATCACCACGTGGTCGGCGGCGCCCGGCCCGATCCGCTCGCCCAGCAGCACCACCGGCAGCTCCGCGCCCAGCCGCGCCAGGTCCTCGCCGTCGAGGGCGAGCGGGCTCAGGATCAGGCCGTCCACGGTGCGCGAGCGCAGGCCGGAGGCGATCAGCAGCTCCCGCTCCCGCCGGCCCTCGGTCTGTTCGATCAGCACCGCCCAGGACTGGGCCTCCGCGCTGCTGATGACCGATCTGGCCAGTTCGCTGAAGTAGGGTATGTCCAGTTCCGGCAGGGCGAGTGCGATGATGCCGGAGCGGCCGTAGCGCAGGTGCCGTGCGGTCAGGTTCGGCTGGTAGCCCAGCTCGGTGATGGCCTGCCGCACCTTGGCCCTGGTCTGCTCGCTGACGTGGGCGTAGTCGTTGACGACGTTGGACACCGTCTTCACCGACACGCCGGCGAGCGCGGCGACGTCTTTGAGGCTCACGCCCATGGCTGAGTACTTTACATCGTTGTAAAACGGCAGGGACGCGGGATCGTCACAATTCACGCCCGTTCGGGTCGCATCCCCCGGACGCATCTTTACATCGTTGTTTACAACGCTGTAGAAACCAGGGCGCGACCGAGGGGGATTGGTCGTGCTGGGGGTTCTGGAGGCACCGTGTGGAGACGCAGCCGTGGGGCCGGCCCGCCGGGCAGCAGGGCGGACGGGTTTCTCGGCCGACGGCGGTTCCTCCAGGGGACCGCTGCGCTCGCGCTGGGGCTGGGGACTGCCGGCGCGGGCGCATGCGGTCCGCCCCCGCCCGGCGCCGGGACGCCGCTGAAGTTCTGGAACCTGTTCAACGGCGGTGACGGCGCCCGGATGGTGGAGCTGGTCGAGGCGTTCCGCCAGGCCCGGCCGGGCACGCCGGTGCAGGCCACCACACTGGCCTGGGGCACCCCGTACTACACCAAGCTGGCCATGGCCGCCGCCGGCGGTCGCGCGCCCGATGTCGCGGTGCTGCACCTGTCCCGGCTGGCCGGATACGCCCCGGCCGGACTGCTGGACCCCTTCGACCCCGACCTGCTGGCCGAGTTCGGGCTCACCGCCGCGGCCTTCCCGGCCACGGCGTGGGCCCGCGCCCAGCACCAGGGCCGGGTCTACGCGCTGCCGCTGGACACCCACCCGCTGGTGCTGTTCTACAACACCGAGATCTGCGGCCGGGCCGGCCTGCTCGGCCCGGACGGGCGGCTCAAGCCGATGCGCGGCGAGGAGCAGGTGCTGGACGCCTTCCGCGCGGCGAAGCAGGCCGGGGCGCAGCAGGGACTGGTGATGGCGGTGTCCGCGGACATCAACCCGTGGCGGCTGTTCTGGACGCTGTACCGCCAGCAGGGCGGCGAGCTGTTCGACCCGTCGGCGACCAGGCTGATGCTGGAGGAGGCCAAGGCGCTGCGCGCGCTGCGGTTCCTGCGCGCGCTGACGGTGGAGTCGGGGGTGGCCCGCGGCGATGTGAACAACAACGCCGCGGTGGCCATGTTCGGCAGCGGCCAGGCCGGGTTCTTCTGGAACGGGGAGTGGGAGCTGCCCACCTTCGTCGAACAGGACACTCCGTTCGACGTCATACCCTTCCCGGCGATATATGACACGGCCGGAGTGCACGGCGACTCGCACGCGCTGGTGCTGCCGCACCGCGACGACCGCGACCCGGCCCGCACCAGGGTCGCCCTGGACTTCGCCCGCTTCCTGCTCCAGCACAGCCTGACCTGGGCCAAGGGCGGGCACATCCCCGCCTACCGCCCGGTGGCCGAGAGCACGGCCTACGCCGAGCTGGGCCCGGCGGCCCGGTACGCCTCGGCCGCGGCCGACCTGGAGCTGGACCCGCCGTGCTGGTTCGGCGGGGCCGCCTCGGACCTGCAGAACCGGGCGGGCGCGGTGTTCAGCCAGGTGTGCGCGGGCGGGCTGAGCCCGGAGGCGGCGATCGGGGAGTTCAGCTCGGCCATGCGCGCGCTGCTGGCCACGCCGAGGCCGCAGCTGTGAGCGCGCACCGGCCGGGAGCCGCCGGGAGCTCCCCCGTGCGCGGCCGCCAGTGGTCCGGCTTCTGGTTCGTGGCCCCGTTCCTGCTGCTGTACCTGGCGTTCCTGGTGGTGCCGCTGCTGCTCGGGCTGAAGATGAGCCTCACCAACCAGAGCATCACCGGCGCGGGCTCGGACGCCTGGGTCGGCCTCGATAACTACACCGAACTGCTCGGCGATCCGGCGGTGTGGCGGTCGCTGTGGAACACCCTGGTCTTCACCCTGCTCAGCACCCCGCCGCTGGTGGCCATCGGCCTCGGCCTCGCCCTGCTGACGCACCGGAAACTACCCGCGGCCTGGCTGTTCCGGCTGGCCTTCTTCGCCCCGTACCTGCTGCCGGTCTCGGTGGTGGTGCTGATCTGGACCTGGCTCTACCAACCGGGTTTCGGCCTGATCAACGACACCCTGGCCTGGCTGGGCCTCGGCGAGGTGGGCTGGCTCAGCGACAACGGCGTGCTGATGGTGTCCATTGTGGTCACCACGGTCTGGTGGACGGCAGGCTTCAACTACCTGCTCTACCTGGCCGGGCTGCAGGAGGTCCCGCGCGAGCTGCACGAGGCGGCCGCACTGGACGGGGCGGGCGGCTGGGCGCGGCTGCGCTCGATCACGCTGCCGCTGTTGCGCCGCACGCACGTGCTGGTGCTGGTGTTGCAGATCCTGGCCTCGCTCAAGGTCTTCGACCAGGTCTACCTGCTCACCGGCGGCACCAACCCCGAGGTGCGCAGCATCGTGCAGTACATCTACGAAAGCGGGTTCACCAAGTTCCGGGTGGGCTACGCCGCGGCGATCTCCTACCTGTTCTTCGCGCTGATCGTGCTGCTGGCCGTGGTGCAGTTCCGGATCCTGCGGGCCAGGCAGGAGCGGCTCTCGTGAGCGCCTTCGACCGGGAGCGCCCGGCCGCGCGCACCGCCCGGTTCTCGGTGGCGCTGGCGCTGGCGCTGATGTGGTTGCTGCCCTTGGGCTGGGCGCTGTCCACCGCGCTGCGACCGGAGGCCGACACCACGAAGATCCCGGTGCGCTGGCTGCCCGAACGCCCGACGCTGGAAGCTTTTGAGCGGGTGCTGACCGAGACCGGGCTGCTCGGCTGGTTCGCCAACAGCGTGCTGGTCGGCGTGCTGGTGACCCTGGTGACCGTGCTGCTGGCCAGCATGGCCGCCTACGGCTTCGCGCGCACCGAGTTCCGCGGCCGCCGGGGGTTGCTGTGGCTGGTGGTGGCCGGGATCGTGGTGCCGCCGCAGGTGCTGATCGTGCCGCTGTTCAGCCAGCTGGCCGGGCTCGGCCTGGTGGACACCTACTGGGGTCTGATCCTGCCGCAGATCGTGTTGCCCGCCATGGTGTACGTGCTGAAGAAGTTCTTCGACGGCGTGCCCAGGGAGGTGGAGGAGGCGGCCCTGGTGGACGGCGCGAGCCGGTGGCGGATCTACTGGAGCATCATGCTGCCGCTGGCCCGTCCGGCGCTGGCCGCCGTCGCCATCTTCACCTTCGTCACCACCTGGAACAACTTCCTGTGGCCGTTCATCGTGGCCACCGACCCGGAGATGATGACCATCCCGGTCGGCCTGGCCTCGGTGCAGAGCAGCTACGGCCTGCGCTACGCCCAGGTGATGGCCTCCAGCCTGCTCGGCGGGCTGCCGTTGCTGCTGTTCTTCCTGGTGTTTCAGCGGCAGGTGGTGCGGGGAATCACCAGCGCGGGGATCAAGGGCTGAGGGAGGTCCGGCGTGCACCCGATCAACAGCCGCGTCATCCTGCGGCCGAGGGATCCTCGGCGCAGCACCGAGTTCTACCGGGACACGCTCGGACTGGCCATCGCGCGGGAGTTCCCCGGCGGCACGGTGTTCTTCCTCGGCCAGGGCTACCTGGAGGTCTCCGGGCACGGCGGCGAGGGCGGCGGCGGTGGCTTCGCGCTGTGGTTGCAGGTGCGCGACCTCGCGGCCACGCACCGGGAGCTCGCCGGGCGCGGGGTGGAGATCACCCGCGAGCCGAAGTGCGAGCCGTGGGGCCTGCACGAGATGTGGATCAGCGATCCGGACGGGGTGCGGATCGTGCTGGTGGAGGTGCCGGAAGAGCACCCGATCCGCAAAGACACCCGGCCGCCCGCCGAATGAGAAAAGCGATTCGCGGACACGCTGAATAGCCCCGAACGCCCGAATAACGAACGCGGGTGAATTGGCAGACGCGGTGGCCTGTGACGAGGTCAGGCAGCGGGAGAGCGGCGACAGGCCATGGTCGTCACACGTCGCAGGTCGACGTGGATACGGGATACCAGGGTGGTCACGCTAGCGAGGCTAGCAGCGCTCCGGGGTGACCGGCGGAAAGCGCCCACCATGTGAGAGGAATTCCCCCACCCGGTCGAAGAACATTGTTCCGCACCTTGACCGGGCGTCGTTCGGGTCAGCACGATTCGGTATTCGCTCAATTCCCCCGGGAGTGCCGTCATGTCGTTGACCGATGTTTTCGAGGCCACGCGCAGCGCGGTCGCCGAGGATCCGTACCACGCCGGGGCGGTCTTCGACGCGCACTGCGCGGTGGTCGCCGGGACGGACACCAGGGTGCGGGTGCGCGTCCGCGGCCACGAGCAGACCGCGGACGAGTGCGTGGCCCGCGGCGGCGCGGACGCCGGGCCGAACCCGGTGGAGTACGCGCTGGCCTCGCTGGGCTCCTGTCAGGTCCTCACCTACCAGTTCTGGGCCGCGCGCCTGGGCATCCGGCTCAGCTCGGTGTCGGTGGAGGTGACCGGGGAGCTGGACCGGCGCGGGTTCTTCGGGCTCACCGAGCACACCAGGCCCGGGTTCACCGGCATCACGGTGCGGGTCCGGCTGGACGGGCCGGAGGCCAGGGAGCGCTACGAGCTGCTGCGCCAGGAGGTCGACCGGCACTCCCCGGTGCTGGACCTGTTCCGCGCGGAGACCCCGGTGGGCACCGAGCTGCGCTGAGCGCGGAAAATGCGGGGCATGGAACTGACCAAGCTGGACGCCGGCGAGCTGCCCGCCCCCCTGGCCGATCTGCGCAAGGCCTACGAGGAGCTGAAGGCGCAGAACCTGAAGCTGGACCTCACCAGGGGCAAGCCCGCCGCCGAGCAGCTCGACCTGGCCAACGAGCTGCTCACCTTGCCGGGCAAGGACATCTTCTCCGCCGGGGGCACCGACACCCGCAACTACGGTGGTCTGCTGGGTCTGCCGGAGCTGCGCGAGATCTTCAGCGGCCCGCTGGGCGTGCCGGTGCCGCAGCTGCTGGCGCTGGGCAACTCCAGCCTCGCGGTGATGCACGAGACCATCGTGTTCTCGCTGCTCAAGGGCCCGGTCGACGGTGAGCCGTGGGTGGGTCAGCAGGTCAAGTTCCTCTGCCCGGTGCCCGGTTACGACCGGCACTTCTCGCTGCTGGCGCAGTTCGGCATCGAGCCGGTGCCGGTGCCGATGACCGAGCACGGCCCCGACATGGACGTGGTGGAACGGCTGGTCGCGCAGGACGCCTCGATCAAGGGCATCTGGTGCGTGCCCAAGTACGCCAACCCCACCGGCGCGGTCTACTCCGAGGACACGGTGCGCCGCCTGGCCTCGATGCCGGCCGCGGCCAAGGACTTCCGGCTGTTCTGGGACAACGCCTACGCGCTGCACCACCTCACCGAGGAGTCCATCGAGATCGCCAACGTGCTGGAGCTGGCGACCGAGGCCGGGAACCCCAACCGCCCCTTCATCTTCGCCTCCTCCTCGAAGATCACCTTCGCCGGGGCGGGGGTGGCCTTCTTCGGCGGCTCGCCGGAGAACGTGGCCTGGCTGACCAAGAACCAGAGCTTCGGCACCATCGGCCCGGACAAGGTCAACCAGCTGCGGCACGTGGCCTTCCTCAAGGACACCGACGGCCTGCTGGCGCACATGGTCAAGCAGCGCGAGGTGATCGCGCCGAAGTTCGACATGGTGCTGCACATGCTGGACAAGCGTCTCGGTGGCACCGGGGTGGCGGCCTGGAGCAAGCCCAAGGGCGGCTACTTCATCAGCCTGGACGTGCTCGACGGCACCGCCAAGCGCGTGGTGCAGCTGGCCAAGGAGGCCGGCATCGTGCTGACCCCGGCCGGCGCCACCTTCCCCGGCGGCAACGACCCGCGGGACCGCAACATCCGGCTGGCGCCGACCTTCCCGGAGATCCGCGAGGTCGCGCTGGCCATGGAGGGCGTGGTGACCTGCGTGCTGCTGGCCGCGGTGGAGAAGCTCAGCGGCAACTGATCCCCCGGCTCCCGCCCCGGTCGCGTCCGGCGCACCGGGGCGGGCCGGATTAGCCTTGGCCGCATGCGCGTCGTCATCGCCGGAGGCCACGGCCAGATCGCCCTCAAGCTCGAAGCCCTGCTCGCCGCCAGGGGCGACAGCGTGGCCGGGCTCATCCGCAACCCCGAGCACGCCGCCGACCTGCGCGCCGTGGGCGCCGAACCGGTGGAGCTGGACCTGGAGTCGGCCACCGTGGAGCAGGTGGTGGCCTGCCTGGCCGGGGCGGACGCGGTGGTCTTCGCCGCGGGCGCGGGCGGCAAGAAGTCGGCCGACGGCAGTGACCGCAAGCAGAACGTGGACCTCGGCGCGGCCGCGCTGCTGGCCGAGGCGGCCGAGCGGGCCGGGGTGCGCCGCTACCTGATGATCTCCTCCTACGGCGCGGACACCGACCCCCAGGGCGACTACCCGGCCAGCTTCGCCGACTACCTGCGGGCCAAGGGCGCGGCCGATGAGGACCTGCGCCGCCGGGACCTGGACTGGACCGTCCTGCGCCCGGTCACCCTGACCAACGAGGAGCCGACCGGCCGGGTCACCCTGGCGGCGAAGGTCGAGCCCACCCAGGTCACCAGGGCCGATGTGGCCGCGGTGCTGCTCGCCCTGCTGGACACCCCCGCCGCCGCCGGCCTGACCGTCGAGCTCACCGCTGGCGACACCCCGGTCCAGGAGGCGGTGGCCAAGATCGCCGGGTAGCCCGCGCTCCGGCATGACTTAGCTCGCAGTCCCCCGGGTTCGCGTCATGAACCCGGGGGAACGGGGTCCCCCACTCAGGCGGACCCTGCCCCCGTTCGGAGGACGAGCAATGTCGGAGACACCCCCAGGAGCCGAGGTGCCCAGCGACGCTGAGCTGATCACCATGGTCAGGGCCGGTGTCACCGACGGTTACGGCGAGCTGTACCGGCGGCACGTCGGCTCCGCGACCGCCTTCGCCCGCCAGCTGGCCAGCGCCGCCAGCGAGGTGGACGACCTGGTCGCCGAGGCGTTCACCAAGGTCCTGGACGCGCTGCGGGCGGGCAAGGGCCCAGAGCTGGCGTTCCGCTCCTACCTGCTGACCACCCTGCGCAACATCGCCTACGAACGGCACCGGCGGGCCAAGCCGGTCACCCTCAGCGACGACCTGGGCGAGGTCCCGGACCAGGTGGAGACCCAGGCCAGCGTGTTCGAGGACATCGAGCGCTCCCTGGCCGCCAAGGCCTTCCAGCGGCTGCCGGAACGCTGGCAGGCGGTGCTCTGGTACACCGAGATCGAAGGCCACAACCCCGCCGAGGTCGCCCCCCTGCTCGGCCTCAACCCCAACGGCGTCTCCGCACTGGCCTACCGCGCCCGCGAGGGCCTGCGCCAGGCATACCTGCAGGTCCACCTGGCCGACACGGACAACGGCCGCTGCCGCGCCACGGTCGAGCGGCTGGGCGCGTGGACCCGGAGCCGGTTGTCCAAGCGCGAGGCGGCGCAGGTGGAGACGCACCTGGACACCTGCGAGCAGTGCCGGGCACTGGCGGCGGAACTGGTGGACCTCAACGGCGCGCTGCGAGCGGCGGCGGGACCGTTGGTGCTGGGAGTCGGGGCGGCCGGGTACCTGGCGGCCGCGGCGAGCGACAGCGGACTCGGCGGTGCGGCTGGCGCGGCGGGTGCGAGCGGCGGCGCGGCTGGCGCGGGCGGAGCGGGCAGTGCTGGCGACAACGGAATCGCGGGCGGCGGGGGTGCTGGCGGTTCGGGCGGCGGTGCTGGCGGTGGCGCGGGCGGTGCCGGCGGCTCGCTGGGCCAGTCCTTCTCCGCGCTGGTGGCGGTCGCGGCCGGGGTGGGCGCGGTGAGCATCGCGCTGGCCGCCCAGCCCTCCGAAGCCGCCCAGCCCCGGGTCCAAACCCCACCGGCGGCCCTCCCGACCTCACCAAGCCCGGCCCCCTCCACCCAGCCGACCACCCCATCGACCCCACCCCCGCCCACTCCCCCGTCCACCACCACCCCGCCCACCCCAACCCCGCCCACCACAACCCCCACCCCTCACCCACCACCCCGCTCCCGCCCCGGACGCCGACCAGCGCCCCGACCACCACCCCCACCACAACCACCTCGCCTCCTCCGACCACCACCACGCCTCCGCCGACCACCACTCCCCCGCCGCCGGCCCAGGCCCGGCTGGTCGCCAGCGCCGAGTCCAGCCGGACGCATCCCGGCGGCACCGCTCGCTACTGGCTGACCGTGCGCAACCTCGGCACCGCCGCCTCCGAGCCGGTGCGGGTCCGGTTGTCCCTGCCCGAGTGGGTCATCGCGCGGGGCGGCAATGGCACCCGGTGCGCGCAGCAGGGCCGGGTGGCCGAGTGCTCGGTCAGCGGAGCGCTCGCCCCGGGCGCCCAGGTGACGGTCCGGATCTCCTTGCACGTCAGCGTGTTCAGCCCCGGGGGCGAGGTGTCCGGGACGGTGTCGGCCGGGGACGTGCGCGCGCCGGTGGCCCCGGTGCGGGTGGGTAGCCGGTTCGGCTCCTGAGCCGGACCCAAATGGTCTAGACCCATTGACGTCCGTGGCCGGTCGTCCTAACTTCGGTGCAACGTCGGGGAACTCCGATCCGCCGCTGGTTCTTCAGTTCCGCCGCGCGCTCCGCCGAGCGCGCGCGAATCCCTGTGAGGGAGAACCATGTCCAGGATCAGCTCCGCCCTCGCCAGGAGCCGCCGGGCGCTCGCCGCCGGCACGGCCCTGTTGCTCCTTCCCCTGCTCGGACTCACCGCCCTCGCCCCCGCGGCCAGCGCCGCCGCCGGGCTCACCGCCAGCTACTCCGGCGCGGACCGGCAGGGCAAGTACGTCATCAGCAACCCCACCGCCGCGGCGATCACCGGCTGGAAGATCGAGTTCGACCTGCCGGCCGGCACCACGGTGAGCAACACCTGGTACGGCAAGACCACGGTGTCCGGCAACCGGGTCACCATCGACCACGAGCACTACAACGCCAGGGTCAACCCGGGCGCGACCACCGAGCCGTACAGCCCGACCTTCCAGCTCACCGGGACCGGCGTGCCCGCGAACTGCCGGATCAACGGCAACAAGTGCGACGGCGCGGCCGACCGCGGCCCGGAGGCCCCGACCGGCCTGCGAAGCATCGGCAAGACCACCAAGACCGTCACCCTGGCCTGGACCGCGGCCGTGGCCGGTGACTTCCCGGTCGCGGGCTACGAGATCACCGGCGGCGCCGGCGTGGTCTCGGTGACCGGGACCTCCGGCACGGTGACCGGCCTGACCCCGAACACCGACTACACCTTCACCGTCAAGGCCCGCGACACCAGGGGCAACCTCTCCCCGGCCAGCGCGGCGGTCACCGTGCGCACCAACAACCCCGGCGACGACACCCAGCCGCCGACCGTGCCCGGCAACCTGCGCAGCACCGGCAAGACCTCCACCAGCGTCGCGCTGGCCTGGAACGCCTCCACCGACAACTCGGGTATCGCGAACTACGATATATATCGCGATGGTGTATATGCCGCGACCGTGACCGGCACATCGTCCACTGTGGAGGGTCTGTCGCCGAGCACCGCCTACCGGTTCACCGTGCGGGCGAGGGACAACTACGACAACCAGTCCGCGCTGAGCAACGAGGTCGCGGTGACCACCGACGACCTGGTCGGTCCCGGCAAACACGCCAGGGTCGGCTACTTCGTGCAGTGGGGCATCTACGGCCGCCAGTTCTTCGTGCGCAACCTGGACACCAGCGGCGCCGCGGCCAAGCTGACCCACATCAACTACGCCTTCGCCAACATCGACCCGGTCAACCTGACCTGTCTGCAGGGCGTCACCAAGGGCACCAGCGCCGACCCGCAGGACCCGAACCAGGGTGACGGGGCAGGCGACGCCGAGGCCGACTACAGCCGTCCGTTCGCCGCCGGGCAGTCGGTGGACGGGGTGGCCGACACCGGCTGGGAACCGTTGCGCGGCAACTACAACCAGCTCCGCAAGCTCAAGGCCAAGCACCCGCACCTGAAGGTGTTGATCTCACTCGGCGGCTGGACCTACTCGAAGTACTTCTCCGACGTGGCCGCCACCGACGCGGCCCGCAAGAAGTTCGTCAGCAGCTGCCTCGACATCTACATCAAGGGCAACCTGCCCACCTACAACGGCGCGGGCGGCGCGGGCTCGGCCGCCGGCATCTTCGACGGCATCGACCTGGACTGGGAGTGGCCGGGCGCC from Crossiella sp. CA-258035 harbors:
- a CDS encoding cytosine permease, producing MTESVRAAAAIEGRSIDPVPEAERHGRPRSLFTLWFAANMQVTAAVTGALTLLSGLHPLWALVAIALGNVLGGVPMALHAAQGPKLGVPQMIQSRAQFGVYGAVLPLVLVVIMYLGFFASGNVLGGQAISGISGLPIDVSIVLYAALSGVFAVIGYRLIHRFGWLASALSVVVFVYLSIRLVGTQDLGAVLAAPRLEFGKFLLALSLTASWQLTFGPYVADTSRYLPSATSVRATFWWTYGGTVLGAVWAMSFGALAYAVAGNAFKGKEVAYLVGLGHAGLVVPLLLSIALGKFTVNVLNIYGGYMSVATTFTAFTRRAALSPGVRIGYVAAIAVLGAVLAILGRGEFLKNFVLFLEFLLYFLTPWSAINLIDFYAVRRERYDLAAIYDPDGVYGRWGVPALMAYAAGVLVQIPFANVPGVFTGFLAPLLGGADIAWLLGLAVPAGLYLVFSRRQATRTGVSSVQRT
- a CDS encoding PPOX class F420-dependent oxidoreductase; the encoded protein is MPRPIATNTQVDRDALLEFLRPRHHGLLITTRAGGGPQASPVSCGVDSEGRIVVSTYPDRAKARNARRDPRGSIVVLSDDWNGPWVQVDGTLEVIDPPDSVEPLVEYFRCISGEHPDWDEYRQAMREQGKSLVRLTPERWGPVATGGFPAHLA
- a CDS encoding LacI family DNA-binding transcriptional regulator; the encoded protein is MGVSLKDVAALAGVSVKTVSNVVNDYAHVSEQTRAKVRQAITELGYQPNLTARHLRYGRSGIIALALPELDIPYFSELARSVISSAEAQSWAVLIEQTEGRRERELLIASGLRSRTVDGLILSPLALDGEDLARLGAELPVVLLGERIGPGAADHVVIDNVAAARAATEHLIGLGRRRIGAIGARAVIGQDTSNLRLAGYAQALGTAGLPLEPDLVMPVPRYHRPDGAQAMAALLDGPEPPDAVFCFNDLLALGALRTLLARGLRVPEDVALVGVDDIEDGRFSTPTLTTIRPDKAQIATVAVRMLLERINGADMPPREFQAGFTLEVRESTAGRAAG
- a CDS encoding extracellular solute-binding protein, whose product is MWRRSRGAGPPGSRADGFLGRRRFLQGTAALALGLGTAGAGACGPPPPGAGTPLKFWNLFNGGDGARMVELVEAFRQARPGTPVQATTLAWGTPYYTKLAMAAAGGRAPDVAVLHLSRLAGYAPAGLLDPFDPDLLAEFGLTAAAFPATAWARAQHQGRVYALPLDTHPLVLFYNTEICGRAGLLGPDGRLKPMRGEEQVLDAFRAAKQAGAQQGLVMAVSADINPWRLFWTLYRQQGGELFDPSATRLMLEEAKALRALRFLRALTVESGVARGDVNNNAAVAMFGSGQAGFFWNGEWELPTFVEQDTPFDVIPFPAIYDTAGVHGDSHALVLPHRDDRDPARTRVALDFARFLLQHSLTWAKGGHIPAYRPVAESTAYAELGPAARYASAAADLELDPPCWFGGAASDLQNRAGAVFSQVCAGGLSPEAAIGEFSSAMRALLATPRPQL
- a CDS encoding sugar ABC transporter permease, whose protein sequence is MRGRQWSGFWFVAPFLLLYLAFLVVPLLLGLKMSLTNQSITGAGSDAWVGLDNYTELLGDPAVWRSLWNTLVFTLLSTPPLVAIGLGLALLTHRKLPAAWLFRLAFFAPYLLPVSVVVLIWTWLYQPGFGLINDTLAWLGLGEVGWLSDNGVLMVSIVVTTVWWTAGFNYLLYLAGLQEVPRELHEAAALDGAGGWARLRSITLPLLRRTHVLVLVLQILASLKVFDQVYLLTGGTNPEVRSIVQYIYESGFTKFRVGYAAAISYLFFALIVLLAVVQFRILRARQERLS
- a CDS encoding carbohydrate ABC transporter permease codes for the protein MSAFDRERPAARTARFSVALALALMWLLPLGWALSTALRPEADTTKIPVRWLPERPTLEAFERVLTETGLLGWFANSVLVGVLVTLVTVLLASMAAYGFARTEFRGRRGLLWLVVAGIVVPPQVLIVPLFSQLAGLGLVDTYWGLILPQIVLPAMVYVLKKFFDGVPREVEEAALVDGASRWRIYWSIMLPLARPALAAVAIFTFVTTWNNFLWPFIVATDPEMMTIPVGLASVQSSYGLRYAQVMASSLLGGLPLLLFFLVFQRQVVRGITSAGIKG